ACGACCAACATCACCCCTCGATATTCCATATGGCCGAGAAAAATCCCTGCGTATTTGTGTTACGCTAAATAGCTCGAAAGCAACTAAAGTCAAGCTTTGGACATTCTCATTCCTCCATTTGCACAGACGACTCTTCCAGTGGTCCATCCTGCCTCAGCAGAACACAGCATGTCCACGGTTCCGGCAATTTATCAGCGAGACCAGGGCGCCTGCCGCCCATTCCTCCGCTAACTACTTTTTCAACTTTTCTTCCGTGCCCATATCCAAGCTGTGTTGCGTCCCAGAATATGTGGTCAACGGTGCAACATCCACATACGGTTGGTTGATATTCCAGAACACTGGTCCAGTCTTCTCATACATGTCACCCCAAGCTGGGCCGGAATTGATTGCATTCACTGTCGCGCGCTCTGATAACTCGCAGCTCCATACTCTCGTCATAGCCTCGAGGGCAGCTTTGGTACCCGCGTAGACCGATTGTCCTTGGTAGCCTATCGAAGACGACACGCTTGACACATTCACTATCCTTCCTGAGCGATCGGTGGGAAGATATGACTGGAGAGCCTGTATGAGGAGAAGAGGTGCAAGAACATTCACGGTGTATACGCGTTCGAACTCCAACCTTTGAATGGGGCCTGCTTGGTTGTCGTTAAGATTTTGATTAGATGAGACGCCAGCATTGTTGATGACGATGTCGATTTGAAACGGCTTTGTAGCGTTGTAACTTGGAACAGTGATCGCGCAGCATCCAGAATGCCATCTGCCGCACTGGAAGCATCGATCAGCTTGGCTTGTACAGATATACAGCATCTGCTGTAGTTGGTTGAAAGCTCCTTGCAGAGTACTTGGGTTAGATCTGTAGATTTAGACGATCCGTATCCTATGACCAGGTTGCAGCCCTTGGCTGCTAGACGACGAGCTACTGCGGCACCGATCCCTATGTAGAGTATTCAGCATGATATTTGATCTTTAGGACTTTTCCTATCCCATATATGATTGAGATACGTCTTTTATCTAAGCACCGTTCCCCATTTACCTCGTGAGCCACCAGTCACAATTCCTAGTTTGTTCTCGTAAGGCCTTGCTACAGGCATCTTGTTGAGCATGGCGAACGGAGGAACCTTGTTCTGACATAATCCGTACCAGGAGTTTGTTGAAGCGGTGCTCTAGCTATGTTAAGTCATCGGTCTTGCTGCCGAAATGCATTTGGCCCAGATGTGTTCAGTGCTAATGATGTCATATGCAAGCTTGCGGATCTAATCTAATTGGTTAGCGTGCTTCTCCAAGTTCTGGCGCTCGGCTGAACGGTGTGTGGCGTCTCTATTTCGGGACTAGTTTTTAGCGTTGCTTCGCTCACGATGGCGCGTTATGATACCAACATGCATGTACAGCTTGCAGATAACTGTTGGGTCTGATCGTTCTCAACTGCCACTGCCCAGGGATATTCCTCATCTTGCAAGTCTTATGAGAGCCGTTGACTTGTACTGGCGTATCCGCTTCCCTTGCGGGTCATGATCTCACGAGTGCCAGTCCGACAAGAGTTGCAGTCCTTGCTCGTACAGAGAAGGTCAACCTTTAAACATCGCCGAAGTTTTGGTAGAGCACCAGCGCTTTCTCGAGTTCATGCACAAGATATCATGGGTAGTGATCATGACCTTTTCGAATACTCTTCGGGCCGATGTTTGTGAGAATGGACAACGTAACGACTCCAGGGTTTACAACAGTTCTGACCTTTTTTACTCTCTGAGCAAGATTGAGCATACCTAAGCCCCAGAAAGATTTTCGTCGCAGACAGGTACATTTCTTCTACCTGGCGTTCACTCAGAGATTCAACCAGCGGCATTGGCGAGCTCTTGAGCAAGAGTCGGGCCTGCTCGAGCTTCGAGTCTTTTATGCCGGCGAACCATGGGAAGTTCTTAATACACCTCTTCAGTACTACCTCTTGCAAATTACTCGGAGTTGGGACAGAATCGCTTCCCGACATCAAGATGCCGCTGCATCAGCTTGTCCTGTGTCCTTCACACAGGAAGATGCGAAACGGATCAATGCTCTATAAAATTCGCATCGTGGTTAGGATGGTGACGTGGAGCAAATCGACGAGTTTCTTGGGATCGCATCTGACGTTTGAACTCCGAACGATCCATTCGATAGCGCCAAGAGCAGAGCAGCTGAGACTCGGGAGCAAGCGCTTGCTTCTGCGGAAGATGATCCATGGTAAAGGGAATTGTCCGAGCGGCACTGGCCTTTCGATGATCAAGGTGAAGATGAGTAGGGAATGATAAACAGTGGTATAAAACAATCAAATACTCTTTACTACTCTGCAGCTGCCGTTTGGAATGCGTTGCGGTCAGGAATGTCGATAGGCGCTCAGCCTTGTTATCCCTTGCTGGACCCTGACTCGGCAGCAACAACCTTGCACCCGGGACGCCTTCTTACGTCACCAACTGTGAATGCAGCCCGCAACTTCCTCACAATGTCAATGATCAGCTCTAAGATTCACCTGCGCCATGTTCCCTGATTTTGCACGCACGCTGGTCGCCCAGCATCCTTCACATCACTACATGTCCTCACGACGCCCGGCTGGTCTGGAAGCTCGCATCCTACACCTAGCATACATTTCCTGAGCTACATGCTTACAGTAACTGCACACGCTCATTGTTGTGCAATCGCTCTCACCATGCGCATTCCTTCCAGGACCAGCTGCGTCACGCAAAACCTATGTACCACACTTCTTCTTTTGAGCCAGACATCTCTGGTAGCAGGCATCCACCACATGAACGTCAAAGCACCTCGCAGACTGGAGCGACGGAAATTGGATATCACCCCGCTGCTAGTAACGAACAATTGTCCGGATGATATATGGCCTGGCATCTCTACTCAATCTGGGAATGGGCCTGGCACGACCGGCTTCAAGCTTACGCCTGGAGAGACAAGGAACCAGACGGTTTCAGAAGATTGGCAAGGCAGGGTTTGGGGCAGGACGAATTGCTCTTTCAACGACGACGGTAGCGGTCCTGCTGAAGGATACGGAAAGGCTTGCTACTCTGGCGACTGCAATGGCATCTTGAACTGTCAAGTCGGAGTGGGTTTCAATGTTCACGTGCCCCAAAAGAACTGCCACAGCTGACTTTCATCTAAGGGCGACGTTCCTGTCTCGCTCGCAGAGTTCACGCTGGACGCGGGCGACGGACATACCTATTACGACATCTCCTTGGTTGATGGTTACAATCTCCCAATAGCAATGGTGCTCCAACCTCTCGAGAATGTTACGCTTGACGATATCCCACCGAATTTGACAAACCCTTCCTGTCAAGGTACTGCTGGCCTTTTAGCGGCTCAGGGTTACGATCCGTACCTGGAATTCCCGAACTTCCTCGGGACGAATTCTTCGTATCCTTTGCCTTGGGAAGAACAAGTGGACCAAGATAAAATCTCTCGGTGGTGCCCCTGGGATCTGCAGCAGTCACCCCCAGACAAGCCTGGCGACGGCGTATACCCGTACCCAGACGACAACATCGAACGACCATCCTTCAATCCCTGTTTCTCGGCCTGTGCGAAGAACAACAAGCCTGAAGATTGCTGTACAGGAGAGTACAATTCTGCCAGCAAGTGCCGACCGGGCGACTATTCCAAGAACGTCAAGGAAGTCTGCCCAGACGCTTACAGTTTCGGTGAGCACACTCTTTACCTTGGCCTGCACATGTCACGTGACTAACACAATTCAGCGTTCGATGATCAATCCTCGACATTCATCATTCCCTCGGGAGCTGGTTTCGAGGTAGTCTTCTGCCCTGGCGCGCGCTCGACAAAAATCCTGGATACAAGCATGGCCGAGATGCAGCAGCTATCACAGCAAGGAAAGGTCGATCATCAAAAGGCCAGGATGCTGATGGAGAGAAGGCAGGAGATGTTCAGTTGGGACTACGAAACGCCAGGGTTCTTCTCTAGGTGGCTATTTCCGGGATAACGATACTCTACGGATCCTGGCAGAAACCGGGTATCCTGATGTTAGCGCGTCGATGCGTAGTTCTATACCCTCTAGATTTTATTTAAAACACAAACATGCTTATCAATGAAGCTCAACAAGTAGTTTCAGCTCTCCTGAGAACCTTTGAACGGATGCCGGTCCCGTGTAGCCGAAGAAGTGTACTGATCTTTAAGGACGCTTCGATGTTTCCGTGGGCATAACATTT
This genomic window from Ascochyta rabiei chromosome 11, complete sequence contains:
- a CDS encoding Beta-mannosidase; translation: MLTVTAHAHCCAIALTMRIPSRTSCVTQNLCTTLLLLSQTSLVAGIHHMNVKAPRRLERRKLDITPLLVTNNCPDDIWPGISTQSGNGPGTTGFKLTPGETRNQTVSEDWQGRVWGRTNCSFNDDGSGPAEGYGKACYSGDCNGILNCQVGGDVPVSLAEFTLDAGDGHTYYDISLVDGYNLPIAMVLQPLENVTLDDIPPNLTNPSCQGTAGLLAAQGYDPYLEFPNFLGTNSSYPLPWEEQVDQDKISRWCPWDLQQSPPDKPGDGVYPYPDDNIERPSFNPCFSACAKNNKPEDCCTGEYNSASKCRPGDYSKNVKEVCPDAYSFAFDDQSSTFIIPSGAGFEVVFCPGARSTKILDTSMAEMQQLSQQGKVDHQKARMLMERRQEMFSWDYETPGFFSRWLFPG